The Anaerobacillus sp. CMMVII region AACAACATTATCGGCGTAGGAAAAATATTAATTTCAAAACGATTTAGTATAGAAAGTTTTGAAAACTATGGTATGATAAACAAAATAATATGTTTTACAGCTACGGGAGCCTAGAGGACTAGGCTGAGAGGATGACTATTCCGTCACAGACCGTGAACCTGATCTGGATCATGCCAGCGGAGGGAAGACTGTGATTGTAAGTTTGATCTTTACATGTCTTTAAGGCCGCATCTAGATGATGTGGCTTTTTTCATGTTTAAAAACAACCCTTAGGAGGAGAAAAAATGGCAAAAGATTTATTGAATATTGGTGGAGTAGAGCTAAATAGTAGATTATTAATCGGAACAGGTAAATTTAATAACGATGCGCTCATTCCAGAGGTAATTAGTTCCTCAAAATCACAAGTAATAACTGTGGCGATGCGCCGTGTTGATTTTCAAACAAGCCAAGAAAACATCATGAAGTATATACCAAAAGAGATGATTCTTTTACCTAACACTTCAGGAGCTAGAACAGCAGAAGAAGCGGTTCGCATTGCAAGACTTGCTCGCGCTGCGGGCATGGGTAACTGGATAAAAATTGAGGTAATCTCAGATCAAAAATACTTATTGCCAGATAACTATGAAACAATTAAAGCAACGGAAATCTTAGCAAGTGAAGGATTTATTGTTTTACCTTACATGAGTCCTGACCTAATGGTAGCAAAGAAGTTAGAAGAAGTAGGAGCTGCGGCAGTTATGCCACTAGGAGCACCAATTGGCACAAACCGTGGTCTAAAAACAAAAGAGTTAATACAAATCTTAATTGAAGAATGCGAAAAGCCAGTAATCGTTGATGCCGGGATCGGTAAACCATCTCAAGCCTGTGAAGCAATGGAGATGGGGGCAGACGCAGTATTAGTCAATACAGCGATCGCAACGGCTGGTGACCCAGTAGCGATGGGAGAAGCCTTCAAAGCAGCAGTTCAAGCAGGCCGAACAGCTTATCTATCAGGAGTTGGAAGTGTAGCTAGACAAGCAAGAGCGTCATCACCACTGACAGGATTTTTATCAATATAATTTGCAGGTTTGAGTTAAGAGTTAAGAGTTGTGAACCGGAATGCTTCGAAGCAAAGCCTAAAATAACTCATAACTCAACCCTCATAACTCAAAACTAGGGAGGGGTTTTACCGTGAGTTTTTATTATGAATATGAAAAGTTAAAGGAATTGCCTTTTGAGAGTTATTTTCAAGGCTTTACTGAAATAGATGTTAAGAGAGTTTTGGCAAAGCAACGAATGACCCCTGAAGATTTACTTGTGCTGTTATCACCCGCGGCTGAAGGGTTATTAGAGGATATTGCTCAAAAAGCTCATGAATTAACAGTTCAGCATTTTGGAAAAACCATTTTACTTTTTAACCCAATTTATATTGCTGACCATTGTGTGAACCTTTGTACTTACTGTAGCTTTAGTGTGACGAACCAATTTCAACGTAGCAAGCTCTCAATGAAACAAATTGAAGTTGAAGCGAAAGCATTAGCAGACCTAGGTTTGAAGCACATCTTAGTGTTAACAGGTGAGTCCAAAACATCTACGCCTGTTTCATATATTGTTGAGGCTGTGAAAGTACTGAAAAAGTATTTTCCATCGGTAGCTATTGAAATTAACCCTTTAGATACTGATGAATATAAACAGTTAGCTGAAGCGGGGGTAGACGGCCTTACCGTTTATCAAGAAGTATATAATGAAGAAATCTATAAATCTGTTCACGTAAAAGGTCCAAAACGTGATTATCGTTATCGAATGGATACCCCTGAGCGTGGGTGTGAAGCAGGCATTCGCCAAATTAATGTTGGAGCTCTTTTAGGTCTTGATGATTGGAGAAAAGAAGCCTTTTTTGCAGCTATGCACGCAAGATACTTGCAAAGAAAATATTTAGATGCAGAAATCAGTTTATCCTTACCAAGAATTCGTCCACATCTTGGTGACTATCAACCAAGATCTATTGTCGAGGATCGTCACCTTGTTCAGGCGATTACAGCATTTAGATTATTTTTACCGCGAGCAGGAATTACATTATCGACAAGGGAACCTCAAGAATTGAGAGACAATCTTATATACTTAGGTGTCACGAAGATGTCAGCAGGTGCTAGTACTGAGGTTGGTGGCTATTCACAATGTGATACTGGTACAGCACAATTTGAAATCTCAGATGAACGATCATTAGCAGAAGTTCAACAAATGATACGAGATAAAGGCTACCAGCCAGTGTTGAAGGATTGGGAGCTATTAGTGTAAAAGGTGTGGAGGAGAGTTCACAGCTTAAACCTAAATAAAAAAGGGAAAAGATAAGCAACGAACGGAGTATGGAATATTACTCCGTTTTTTTGTTGTTTTAAAGAGATATAAGTCCGATATTTCTAGTGGAATGAAAAGAAAAATGCGTTGAGGCACTTCAAGTAAAAT contains the following coding sequences:
- a CDS encoding thiazole synthase, encoding MAKDLLNIGGVELNSRLLIGTGKFNNDALIPEVISSSKSQVITVAMRRVDFQTSQENIMKYIPKEMILLPNTSGARTAEEAVRIARLARAAGMGNWIKIEVISDQKYLLPDNYETIKATEILASEGFIVLPYMSPDLMVAKKLEEVGAAAVMPLGAPIGTNRGLKTKELIQILIEECEKPVIVDAGIGKPSQACEAMEMGADAVLVNTAIATAGDPVAMGEAFKAAVQAGRTAYLSGVGSVARQARASSPLTGFLSI
- the thiH gene encoding 2-iminoacetate synthase ThiH, with translation MSFYYEYEKLKELPFESYFQGFTEIDVKRVLAKQRMTPEDLLVLLSPAAEGLLEDIAQKAHELTVQHFGKTILLFNPIYIADHCVNLCTYCSFSVTNQFQRSKLSMKQIEVEAKALADLGLKHILVLTGESKTSTPVSYIVEAVKVLKKYFPSVAIEINPLDTDEYKQLAEAGVDGLTVYQEVYNEEIYKSVHVKGPKRDYRYRMDTPERGCEAGIRQINVGALLGLDDWRKEAFFAAMHARYLQRKYLDAEISLSLPRIRPHLGDYQPRSIVEDRHLVQAITAFRLFLPRAGITLSTREPQELRDNLIYLGVTKMSAGASTEVGGYSQCDTGTAQFEISDERSLAEVQQMIRDKGYQPVLKDWELLV